From one Pieris brassicae chromosome 5, ilPieBrab1.1, whole genome shotgun sequence genomic stretch:
- the LOC123710391 gene encoding charged multivesicular body protein 2b-B, protein MNFFKKPPTIKEQQRENDRELRKASRDLDRDKAALEREEKKLEMDIKKMAKEGNNAGCKILAKQLVQLRNQKTRLYSASSKISSVQIHNKAMGANVAIAGAMGTTAKTMGSMNKIMNPQQIAKNMEAFKHANAKMEMTDEMISETMDDIMNESGDEEETEGIINQVLDEIGIEVSGKMANAPSVSRNKVGESTTDADKEIMAQLAKLKSS, encoded by the exons atgaaTTTCTTTAAGAAACCACCAACAATAAAAG aACAACAGAGGGAAAATGATCGTGAACTCCGAAAGGCAAGCAGAGATCTGGATAGAGATAAAGCTGCTCTTGAAAGGGAAGAGAAAAAATTG GAAATGGATATAAAGAAAATGGCTAAGGAAGGTAATAATGCTGGTTGTAAAATTTTAGCAAAACAACTAGTACAATTGCGAAATCAAAAGACTAGGCTATATTCAGCTAGTAGCAAG ATATCCAGTGTACAAATCCACAATAAAGCTATGGGTGCAAATGTTGCAATTGCTGGTGCTATGGGAACAACAGCTAAAACTATGGGAAGTATGAATAAGATAATGAATCCACAACAAATTGCCAAAAATATGGAGGCTTTCAAGCATGCCAATGCTAAAATGGAAATGACTGATGAGATGA tatCAGAAACAATGGATGATATAATGAATGAATCAGGCGATGAGGAAGAAACCGAAGGAATTATTAATCAAGTTCTTGATGAGATTGGTATTGAAGTCAGTGGCAag ATGGCAAATGCACCATCTGTATCTAGAAATAAAGTTGGTGAATCGACAACTGATGCGGACAAGGAAATTATGGCGCAGCTCGCGAAATTGAAGTCAAGTTAA